In the Wyeomyia smithii strain HCP4-BCI-WySm-NY-G18 chromosome 2, ASM2978416v1, whole genome shotgun sequence genome, one interval contains:
- the LOC129720462 gene encoding uncharacterized protein K02A2.6-like, whose translation MNLRHDSAMIEAGSNSVNVISGRHQKLRKPAVLEFWKSSKLLTINTHRGIYKVNCLTPGVKAAPGAFQQVVDAMLAGLQHTSEYIDDIVVGGLTENTHWEILKALLEHLRESTKNDSVLSTVVQYIHQGWPSKQTVASNPELQQFYNQRESLTIVQGCALFGERLIIPSRLRKRFLGQLHARHPGIGRMKTIARSYVDYAGPLDGDYFLRVVNSFTKWPEIVQTSHITTTATNKILRSLFARMGMPESLISDNGTQFTSAKFGHFCSMNGIEHTTTASFYPQSNGQAERFIDTFKRGIKKIREGEGPIQKALDLFLLKYRSTPNPTVSGGVSPSEALFGRHIRTNLELLRPPADC comes from the exons ATGAACCTTCGTCATGATTCAGCTATGATCGAGGCTGGTTCCAATTCGGTCAACGTTATCAGCGGAAGACATCAGAAATTACGAAAGCCGGCCGTGTTGGAATT CTGGAAGTCTAGTAAACTCCTGACCATTAACACTCACCGGGGCATTTACAAGGTCAATTGTTTAACACCCGGAGTGAAAGCTGCGCCAGGAGCGTTCCAACAAGTTGTCGATGCAATGCTGGCAGGTCTGCAGCACACGAGTGAATACATCGATGACATCGTCGTCGGTGGGCTTACCGAGAATACGCATTGGGAGATTCTGAAGGCACTATTAGAACATCTACGAGA AAGTACAAAGAACGATTCGGTTCTCAGCACGGTGGTTCAGTATATTCACCAGGGCTGGCCTTCCAAGCAAACCGTGGCATCCAATCCTGAGCTGCAGCAATTCTACAACCAACGGGAATCGCTCACGATTGTACAAGGATGCGCTCTTTTCGGTGAGAGACTAATTATTCCGTCTCGTCTACGCAAACGTTTTCTGGGTCAGTTGCATGCTCGCCACCCGGGAATCGGAAGAATGAAGACCATTGCCCGGAGCTACGTGGACTACGCCGGACCACTCGATGGAGACTATTTTTTACGGGTAGTGAACTCCTTCACCAAGTGGCCCGAAATAGTGCAAACCAGCCACATCACTACCACAGCAACCAACAAGATTTTGCGAAGCCTTTTCGCACGCATGGGGATGCCAGAGTCTCTAATATCCGATAATGGCACACAATTCACCAGTGCCAAGTTCGGACATTTTTGCAGTATGAACGGCATTGAACACACCACCACGGCATCGTTTTACCCTCAGTCGAACGGACAGGCGGAACGATTTATCGATACCTTCAAAAGAGGTATCAAGAAGATTCGAGAAGGGGAAGGACCGATCCAGAAAGCATTGGACCTGTTTCTGTTGAAGTACCGAAGCACTCCAAATCCGACAGTCTCGGGTGGAGTATCGCCGTCAGAAGCATTGTTTGGACGTCATATCCGAACCAACCTCGAACTGCTACGGCCACCAGCAGATTGTTAG